Proteins encoded by one window of Antechinus flavipes isolate AdamAnt ecotype Samford, QLD, Australia chromosome 4, AdamAnt_v2, whole genome shotgun sequence:
- the LOC127561677 gene encoding phosphate carrier protein, mitochondrial-like: MASATSSTWAAASLKDRSFISWARDRGQSEYSCEFGSFKYLALCSLGGVLSCGTTHTAIVPLDLVKCRMQVDPNKYHSLLSGFAVTLREEGPAGLARGWAPTLLGYSMQGFFKFGLYEVFKLRYSELLGEEAAYQWRTSLYLAASASAELFADVALAPMEAVKVRVQTQPGFATTLRQAVPLMLAEEGVWAFYKGLGPLWMRQIPYTMMKFACFERTVEALYKYVVPKPRSQCTKAEQLAVTFAAGYLAGIFCAVVSHPADSVVSVLNKEKGSSALTVLQQLGPVGVWQGLGPRILMIGTLTAMQWFIYDGVKVYFRLPRPPPPQMPESLRIRLGLPREG, translated from the coding sequence ATGGCCTCGGCAACCAGCAGCACATGGGCCGCGGCGTCGCTCAAGGACCGCTCGTTCATCTCGTGGGCCAGGGACCGGGGGCAGTCGGAGTACAGCTGCGAGTTCGGTTCCTTCAAGTACCTGGCGCTCTGCAGCCTGGGCGGCGTGCTGAGCTGTGGCACCACACACACGGCCATCGTGCCCCTGGACCTGGTCAAGTGTCGCATGCAAGTGGACCCGAATAAGTACCACAGCCTGCTCAGCGGCTTCGCCGTGACGCTGCGCGAGGAGGGCCCGGCCGGCCTGGCACGCGGCTGGGCGCCCACGCTGCTGGGCTACTCGATGCAGGGCTTCTTCAAGTTCGGCCTGTACGAGGTGTTCAAGCTGCGCTACTCCGAGCTGCTGGGTGAAGAGGCGGCCTACCAGTGGCGCACCAGCCTCTACCTGGCGGCCTCGGCCAGCGCCGAGCTGTTCGCCGACGTGGCGCTCGCGCCCATGGAAGCGGTGAAGGTGCGCGTGCAGACGCAACCGGGTTTCGCCACCACGCTGCGCCAGGCGGTGCCGCTGATGCTGGCCGAGGAGGGCGTGTGGGCCTTCTACAAGGGCCTGGGCCCGCTCTGGATGCGCCAGATCCCCTACACCATGATGAAGTTCGCGTGCTTTGAGCGCACGGTGGAGGCGCTCTACAAGTACGTGGTGCCCAAGCCGCGCAGCCAGTGCACCAAGGCCGAGCAGCTGGCCGTGACCTTCGCCGCCGGCTACCTGGCCGGCATCTTCTGCGCCGTGGTCTCGCACCCGGCCGACTCGGTGGTGTCGGTGCTCAACAAGGAGAAGGGCAGCTCGGCCCTGACCGTGCTGCAGCAGCTGGGGCCCGTGGGTGTGTGGCAGGGCCTGGGCCCGCGCATCCTCATGATCGGCACGCTCACGGCGATGCAGTGGTTCATCTACGATGGGGTCAAGGTGTACTTCCGCCTGCCGCGGCCGCCGCCCCCGCAGATGCCCGAGTCCCTGCGCATTAGGCTGGGGCTGCCACGGGAGGGCTGA